One segment of Paenibacillus sp. FSL R7-0337 DNA contains the following:
- a CDS encoding extracellular solute-binding protein yields MTVNVNQRVLKKAIGIGLTAVMGATLLAGCSSDGKSNSSAGGTDAPGKSAERVTLKVEIFDRGKTPKQYTITNNFMSQMIQKNFGDPNNINVEFVPVQRSEEVTKLNVLMASNTDVPDIVFTYDSSVFYRYAQQGGLTDVGSLLDEHGQTLKKFIGDETMAFGQLDGKQFAIPGKRAITGRYTSYIRQDWLDKLGLPVPKNTDELYTTLKAFKEKDPAGLGSKTIPMGMSLGSAQLETLIYSFIKPISGDLTYSQRYELPLHEGFKDAAQFLNKLYNEGLVSKDFSLDEDKAQVSKDIQNGNVGFFSEDVDSLFYADGTLENLYKNVPGSKLQPVDVLTNAKVDNKYIKSRYASNGMYIMIPKSSKRAVEAVKYLDWMATGNNLIDIYNGVEGENYDMVDGIPVVKADVSQEFQDRLFTSGDTAIISNGKNLGDQATNEKAWIMGFPANNQEALKQSIDIANTDTVGPIVFGKPIETESKYGTTLSDKLNVIIVKTAMAKPDQFDTIFEQEMKDYMSLGGDKLKAELEQALTEISAK; encoded by the coding sequence GACAGTGAACGTAAATCAAAGAGTTCTGAAGAAGGCAATCGGCATCGGCTTGACCGCAGTAATGGGAGCTACTCTGCTTGCAGGCTGTTCCTCAGACGGTAAATCGAATTCCTCAGCCGGAGGTACAGACGCACCAGGGAAGAGCGCCGAACGCGTAACCTTGAAGGTAGAGATCTTCGACCGCGGTAAAACGCCGAAGCAATACACCATTACCAATAACTTCATGTCTCAAATGATTCAGAAAAATTTCGGTGATCCAAATAATATCAATGTAGAATTCGTTCCGGTGCAGCGTTCAGAGGAAGTGACCAAGCTGAACGTACTGATGGCCAGCAATACGGATGTGCCGGATATTGTCTTCACTTATGATTCCAGTGTCTTCTACCGTTACGCCCAGCAGGGCGGGCTGACCGATGTGGGTTCCCTACTCGACGAGCACGGCCAGACGCTGAAGAAATTCATTGGTGATGAGACAATGGCCTTCGGCCAGCTCGACGGTAAGCAGTTTGCGATTCCGGGTAAACGGGCGATTACAGGCCGCTACACTTCATACATCCGCCAGGACTGGCTGGATAAGCTGGGGCTGCCGGTACCGAAGAACACCGATGAGCTCTACACAACTTTGAAAGCGTTTAAAGAAAAGGACCCGGCCGGTCTTGGCAGCAAAACCATTCCGATGGGCATGTCTCTCGGCTCCGCTCAGCTGGAGACGCTGATCTACTCCTTCATCAAGCCGATCAGCGGCGACCTTACTTACAGCCAGCGCTACGAGCTGCCGCTGCATGAGGGCTTCAAGGATGCGGCACAGTTCCTCAACAAGCTCTACAATGAAGGACTGGTCAGCAAGGACTTCAGTCTGGATGAAGACAAAGCCCAAGTGTCCAAGGACATTCAGAACGGCAACGTCGGCTTCTTCTCCGAGGATGTGGACAGTCTGTTCTATGCCGACGGTACGCTGGAGAATCTCTACAAGAATGTACCGGGCAGCAAGCTGCAGCCGGTGGATGTCCTCACTAATGCCAAGGTGGACAATAAGTATATCAAATCCCGCTATGCCTCGAACGGTATGTACATCATGATTCCTAAGAGCAGCAAGCGTGCGGTGGAAGCAGTGAAATACCTTGACTGGATGGCAACCGGCAACAATCTGATTGACATCTACAACGGCGTTGAAGGCGAGAACTACGATATGGTGGATGGTATTCCGGTAGTTAAGGCTGATGTTTCTCAGGAATTCCAAGACCGTCTGTTCACTTCCGGGGACACCGCGATTATCTCCAACGGTAAGAACCTCGGCGATCAGGCCACCAATGAGAAAGCCTGGATTATGGGCTTCCCTGCTAATAACCAGGAGGCGCTGAAGCAATCTATTGATATTGCAAACACAGATACTGTGGGTCCTATTGTCTTCGGCAAGCCGATTGAAACAGAATCAAAATACGGTACTACGCTCAGCGACAAGCTTAACGTGATTATCGTGAAGACCGCGATGGCGAAGCCGGATCAATTCGATACTATTTTCGAACAGGAAATGAAGGACTACATGTCTCTGGGCGGAGACAAGCTGAAAGCGGAGCTGGAGCAGGCGCTTACAGAGATTTCAGCCAAATAA
- a CDS encoding ABC transporter permease subunit produces MYFLIFRYGPMYGVQIAFKDFNLFQGINGSEWIGFDAFREVFGMKEFYSSLRNTFLLNFLDLVVSFPAPIFLAIMLYEVKSVWFKKISQTLLYIPHFISWVIIGGIVYQLFGNQSGMVNGVLESMGLNPIPFLTEKNPWLITYLFTGVWQSAGWGTILYLAALTGVNRELFEAAEVDGATRMKKIFYITLPSIKPTIITLLILNLGKMVSIGFDRPYIIGNTAVREYSDVLSTFVYRIGLESGQYTLATVVGLFQAVVGLVFILGSNYISKKVTGDGIL; encoded by the coding sequence ATGTATTTCCTGATTTTCCGCTACGGCCCGATGTACGGGGTGCAGATTGCCTTTAAGGATTTCAACCTGTTCCAAGGCATCAACGGCAGTGAGTGGATCGGCTTCGATGCGTTCCGCGAGGTCTTTGGCATGAAAGAGTTTTACAGCAGTTTGCGCAATACGTTTTTGTTGAATTTTCTGGATTTGGTAGTGTCTTTCCCGGCCCCGATCTTTCTGGCCATTATGCTCTATGAAGTGAAGTCAGTATGGTTCAAAAAAATATCACAGACCCTCCTCTACATTCCCCATTTCATTTCCTGGGTGATTATCGGGGGGATCGTCTATCAATTGTTCGGCAACCAATCCGGTATGGTGAACGGTGTACTGGAGAGTATGGGGCTGAACCCTATTCCTTTTTTGACCGAAAAAAATCCATGGCTGATTACTTACCTGTTCACGGGTGTCTGGCAAAGTGCCGGCTGGGGGACCATCCTGTATCTGGCGGCGCTTACCGGTGTCAACCGCGAGCTGTTCGAGGCTGCTGAAGTGGATGGGGCTACCCGGATGAAGAAGATCTTCTACATTACGCTGCCCAGTATCAAACCAACCATTATTACCCTGCTGATTCTCAACCTGGGGAAAATGGTCAGCATCGGCTTCGATCGTCCTTACATCATCGGGAATACGGCAGTGCGCGAATACTCCGATGTGCTTAGTACCTTCGTATACCGGATTGGTCTGGAATCAGGCCAGTATACGCTGGCGACTGTAGTTGGATTGTTCCAGGCGGTGGTTGGACTGGTGTTCATCCTTGGTTCCAATTATATATCGAAAAAAGTGACCGGCGACGGCATTCTATGA
- a CDS encoding carbohydrate ABC transporter permease, whose amino-acid sequence MSERTSNRIFDIVNVTFIALFVLFCLAPFVHVIAVSLSSTRAITSGEVTIFPIEINWKAYVQVFTDNAMIRSLIFTIILTIATTVLCMLFTVAAAYPLTKSKLKGRTMFMYLIIITMFFSGGIIPEYLLIRDLHMIDSVWSLILPGLVSPFNLIILISFFRSIPPSLEESAEIDGSSHIRTLLKIVLPLSMPVMATLALFYAVGRWNGFQDSLMYINNPDLYPLQLKLFQMVQNNMITELTNLEGAARTKLPAESLKAATVVFATVPILVVYPWLQKYFVSGVMLGAVKG is encoded by the coding sequence ATGAGTGAACGTACCTCTAACCGGATATTCGATATCGTTAACGTTACCTTTATTGCACTGTTCGTGCTGTTCTGCCTGGCTCCGTTTGTACACGTTATTGCAGTGTCCCTCAGCTCCACGCGGGCTATCACTTCCGGGGAAGTTACGATTTTCCCGATTGAGATCAACTGGAAGGCGTATGTGCAGGTCTTCACCGACAATGCGATGATCCGCTCGCTGATCTTCACCATTATCCTGACGATTGCGACTACGGTATTATGTATGCTGTTCACCGTTGCAGCTGCTTACCCGCTGACCAAAAGCAAGCTGAAGGGCCGTACTATGTTCATGTACCTCATTATCATCACCATGTTCTTCAGCGGCGGTATTATTCCTGAATACCTGCTGATCCGTGATCTGCATATGATCGATTCTGTATGGTCGCTGATTCTGCCCGGTCTGGTCAGCCCGTTCAACCTGATTATCCTGATCTCCTTCTTCCGCAGCATTCCGCCGAGTCTGGAAGAATCGGCCGAGATTGACGGCAGCTCACATATCCGCACCCTGCTGAAAATCGTCCTGCCGTTATCCATGCCGGTTATGGCTACACTCGCGCTCTTCTATGCGGTGGGACGCTGGAACGGATTCCAGGATTCCCTGATGTACATCAATAATCCCGATTTGTATCCGCTTCAGCTGAAGCTCTTCCAGATGGTTCAGAACAATATGATCACTGAGCTGACGAACCTGGAGGGGGCGGCCCGCACTAAGCTGCCGGCAGAGAGCCTCAAGGCCGCCACTGTCGTCTTCGCAACGGTACCGATTCTGGTCGTCTATCCTTGGCTGCAGAAATATTTCGTCAGTGGTGTTATGCTAGGAGCTGTGAAGGGCTAA
- a CDS encoding TIM barrel protein encodes MDKGEFSFSTCWNMRRHTTGDGLLNEIRELGFRRVELNYNVTEEMLVTIEPMIERGEIGISSVHNTFPHVPDPDYGTDSVLLGFEDKEKRKRAIDLLVRSAEYAQRYGGEAVVVHPGEVPFPYDISGELEQIYEGQGRDSAAYRSKWAELMERREAYSAGYVQTIIESLDEVCNRAVSKGLNIRFGIETRSKPQQIPTLAEAKTIINALKGAPVGIWYDTGHAILMDRLGLYDSIGEMEGLMNDIVGVHIHETIGLADHWCPYVNSGDPDFYDAYLPMIERAQVKVYELKAACRPEEIHESHRLLTAKLARRG; translated from the coding sequence ATGGATAAGGGAGAGTTTTCATTCTCAACCTGCTGGAACATGAGACGTCATACTACAGGTGATGGATTGCTTAATGAGATCCGGGAGCTGGGATTCCGCAGGGTAGAGCTGAATTATAATGTGACGGAGGAAATGCTGGTTACCATCGAGCCGATGATTGAACGCGGGGAGATCGGCATATCGAGCGTTCATAATACGTTCCCCCATGTCCCGGACCCTGACTATGGCACGGATTCGGTCCTGTTGGGCTTCGAGGACAAGGAGAAACGGAAGCGGGCAATAGACCTGCTGGTCCGCTCGGCAGAATACGCTCAGCGTTACGGCGGCGAAGCCGTGGTAGTGCATCCGGGCGAGGTACCGTTCCCGTATGATATCTCCGGGGAGCTGGAGCAGATCTATGAGGGGCAGGGCAGGGATTCGGCAGCTTACCGCAGCAAGTGGGCGGAGTTGATGGAGCGGCGTGAAGCGTACAGTGCAGGCTATGTGCAGACCATTATTGAGAGTCTGGACGAGGTGTGTAACCGCGCGGTCTCCAAGGGGCTGAATATCCGCTTCGGCATCGAGACCCGCTCCAAGCCGCAGCAGATCCCAACGCTTGCAGAAGCCAAGACGATAATCAATGCGTTAAAAGGAGCACCGGTAGGCATCTGGTACGACACGGGCCACGCTATTCTGATGGACCGTCTGGGCCTGTATGACAGTATAGGGGAAATGGAAGGGCTGATGAATGATATTGTCGGTGTCCATATTCATGAGACAATCGGCCTTGCCGACCACTGGTGCCCTTATGTGAACAGCGGAGATCCGGATTTCTACGATGCCTATCTGCCGATGATTGAGCGGGCACAGGTCAAGGTGTATGAGCTGAAGGCTGCCTGCCGTCCGGAAGAGATTCATGAGAGTCACCGTCTGCTTACAGCCAAGCTGGCGCGCAGGGGATAG
- a CDS encoding helix-turn-helix domain-containing protein codes for MAKLNGNDEDIQYICKLIYEAYRVPVLRLDETAAPRLALAPAALNRPSVQGTGGLPVEVMELVRERSGAAGRDAEEDGTLSAEADGTAAAAAPALPHLHTTSFLESFIILLLPGTGGAIVIGPALNAPVTGDNAASLLRDHNIPPGQQASWLEYYGSLPVISLTRWYHEALLLYTLVTGQALSVTELLLAAGTLAEPLHPADDSPDLDLSYRREHTWLHHDPMQEREMFRHITNGDKAGLLRTHASFAEESYGRLSRKSQLRSKKNLAVSSITLATRAAIEGGLFWEAAYTLSDFHIQHIEELRDIPAVDSAMLAALCDFADQVEGSRSARHSRISDRCRNYIYNHLYEELPLGRLAEYAGMSASYLSQLFKKETGTAISDYIQQQRVEEAKRLIQLPGITLSDIATRLHFNDQSYFTKVFKKYTGLTPRQFKQHSR; via the coding sequence ATGGCGAAGCTAAACGGGAATGACGAAGATATACAGTACATCTGCAAGCTGATCTACGAAGCTTACCGGGTCCCGGTCTTGCGGCTGGATGAAACCGCTGCGCCCCGTCTAGCCCTGGCACCGGCTGCACTTAACCGCCCTTCCGTTCAGGGAACAGGTGGCCTACCGGTTGAGGTGATGGAGCTTGTCCGGGAACGCAGCGGGGCGGCAGGACGGGATGCTGAAGAGGATGGGACGCTTAGCGCGGAGGCAGACGGAACGGCTGCTGCGGCCGCTCCCGCGTTACCGCATCTGCACACAACCAGCTTCCTGGAGAGTTTCATTATTCTCCTGCTTCCCGGTACAGGCGGTGCCATCGTCATCGGCCCGGCGCTGAACGCACCTGTTACCGGTGATAACGCAGCCAGCCTGCTGCGCGACCACAACATCCCGCCTGGACAGCAGGCAAGCTGGCTGGAGTATTACGGCAGCTTGCCTGTGATCAGCCTGACGCGCTGGTATCACGAGGCGCTGCTGCTCTACACGCTTGTCACCGGGCAGGCGTTGTCCGTAACGGAACTGCTGCTGGCGGCGGGTACGCTGGCGGAACCGCTTCATCCGGCGGACGACAGCCCGGATCTGGACTTGTCCTACCGCCGCGAGCATACATGGCTGCACCATGACCCGATGCAGGAACGCGAAATGTTCCGCCATATTACGAACGGGGACAAGGCGGGGCTGCTGCGGACCCATGCTTCTTTTGCCGAAGAGAGCTACGGAAGGTTGTCCCGTAAAAGCCAGCTGCGCAGCAAAAAAAATCTGGCCGTCTCCTCCATCACGCTGGCGACCCGTGCGGCGATTGAAGGGGGACTGTTCTGGGAGGCTGCCTATACCCTGAGTGATTTCCATATCCAGCATATTGAGGAGCTTCGCGATATTCCGGCGGTAGACAGCGCCATGCTGGCCGCTCTATGCGACTTCGCCGATCAGGTAGAGGGCAGCCGCAGCGCAAGACATTCCCGCATCTCCGACCGGTGCCGGAATTATATATACAATCATCTGTATGAGGAGCTTCCGCTCGGCAGACTGGCTGAATACGCCGGAATGAGCGCCAGTTACTTGTCCCAGCTGTTCAAAAAAGAAACCGGCACCGCCATCAGCGACTACATCCAGCAACAGCGGGTCGAAGAAGCCAAGCGGCTGATCCAGCTGCCCGGTATCACGCTATCGGATATCGCTACCCGTCTGCATTTTAACGACCAGAGCTATTTTACCAAGGTATTCAAGAAGTATACCGGCCTCACCCCGAGACAATTCAAACAGCATTCCAGGTAG
- a CDS encoding glycoside hydrolase family 3 C-terminal domain-containing protein: MAKDVTELQKLISQMTLEEKAGLCSGLDFWNTKSIERLGIPSVMVTDGPHGLRKQQGDADHLGLNNSVPATCFPSAAGLASSWDRDLIFRVGEALGTECQVENVAVLLGPGNNIKRSPLNGRNFEYFSEDPFLASEMAANHVKGVQSQGVGTSLKHYAANNQEHRRMSIDAVIDERTLREIYLASFEGTVKQSQPWSVMCSYNQVNGEYASESYELLTKVLREDWGFEGFVVSDWGAVNERVKALAAGLELEMPSSAGIGDAKIVAAVKSGELAMETLDLAVERMLAFIFKSVENRNPQAVFDPEKHHQLAREVARESMVLLKNEGGILPLAKNGRIAVIGEFAKQPRYQGGGSSHVNPSRMDDAFAELQAVAGDAASFLYAQGYELESDDINDDLLREACDTAAKADAAVLFLGLPDRYESEGYDRSHLLLPASHKALIEAVAEVQSEIIVVLSNGAPVEMPWLHRAKAVLEGYLGGQAFGGAVADLLFGEVSPSGKLAETFPMKLSDNPSFLNFPGEGDTVEYKEGLFVGYRYYDKKEIEPLFPFGFGLSYTQFEYSRLLLEQTRIQDTDTVQVSVTVKNTGSRAGKEVVQLYVSDVESSVIRPLQELKGFAKIELQPGEERIVTFTLDKRSFAYYNVKLADWHVESGMFKISVGSSSRDIRLSAELEVESTVKLSGRFHRNTTVGDLLANPLTEEKAKSFSSVFGLEDVLGDNPEMLLAMMKYMPLRAMIGFGQGKYSEADLEADLQELNRLAGQA; encoded by the coding sequence ATGGCAAAGGACGTAACAGAGCTGCAAAAGCTCATTTCGCAAATGACACTGGAAGAGAAGGCCGGACTCTGCTCCGGGCTGGATTTTTGGAATACCAAAAGCATTGAACGGTTGGGCATTCCATCAGTGATGGTAACGGACGGTCCCCACGGGCTCCGCAAGCAGCAGGGTGACGCAGATCATCTGGGATTGAATAACAGTGTGCCGGCAACCTGTTTTCCGTCAGCGGCCGGACTGGCCTCCTCGTGGGACCGCGACCTGATCTTCCGGGTAGGTGAGGCGCTGGGAACGGAATGCCAGGTGGAGAATGTTGCTGTTCTGCTCGGACCGGGCAATAATATCAAGCGCTCTCCGCTGAATGGCCGGAACTTTGAATATTTCTCGGAGGACCCGTTCCTGGCCTCAGAGATGGCTGCGAATCATGTGAAGGGGGTGCAGAGCCAGGGCGTCGGTACTTCTCTGAAGCATTATGCTGCCAATAATCAGGAGCACCGCCGTATGTCTATAGATGCTGTTATTGACGAGCGGACGCTGCGTGAGATTTATCTTGCCAGCTTCGAAGGCACTGTGAAGCAGAGCCAGCCGTGGAGTGTGATGTGCTCGTATAATCAGGTGAACGGAGAGTATGCTTCCGAGAGCTATGAGCTGCTGACCAAGGTGCTGCGTGAGGACTGGGGCTTCGAAGGCTTCGTTGTGTCGGACTGGGGAGCGGTCAATGAGCGGGTGAAGGCGCTGGCGGCAGGGCTGGAGCTGGAAATGCCGTCAAGCGCTGGAATTGGGGACGCTAAGATTGTAGCGGCTGTGAAAAGCGGCGAATTGGCTATGGAGACACTGGATCTCGCGGTAGAACGAATGCTGGCCTTTATCTTCAAAAGTGTCGAAAACCGCAACCCGCAAGCGGTCTTCGACCCGGAGAAGCATCATCAGCTTGCACGCGAAGTGGCCCGGGAGAGTATGGTGCTGCTGAAGAACGAAGGCGGAATTCTGCCTCTCGCTAAGAACGGCCGGATTGCCGTGATCGGCGAATTCGCCAAGCAGCCGCGTTATCAGGGCGGGGGCAGCTCGCATGTGAATCCATCCCGGATGGATGATGCCTTCGCCGAATTGCAGGCCGTTGCCGGGGATGCAGCCAGCTTCCTGTATGCACAGGGTTATGAGCTGGAGAGCGATGACATCAATGATGATCTGCTGCGCGAAGCCTGCGATACAGCAGCCAAGGCGGATGCAGCTGTGCTGTTCCTTGGCCTGCCTGACCGCTACGAATCGGAGGGCTATGACCGTAGCCATCTGCTGCTGCCTGCGAGCCATAAGGCGCTGATTGAAGCGGTGGCCGAGGTTCAGAGCGAGATTATTGTAGTGCTGAGCAACGGCGCACCGGTCGAGATGCCTTGGCTGCATAGGGCGAAGGCGGTGCTTGAAGGCTATTTGGGCGGTCAAGCTTTTGGCGGTGCGGTAGCGGACCTGCTCTTCGGCGAAGTGAGCCCGAGCGGCAAGCTGGCGGAGACCTTCCCTATGAAGCTGAGCGACAATCCGTCATTCCTGAACTTCCCCGGTGAAGGCGATACGGTGGAGTATAAGGAAGGCTTGTTCGTAGGCTACCGTTATTATGATAAAAAAGAAATAGAGCCGCTGTTCCCCTTCGGCTTCGGCCTTAGCTACACGCAGTTCGAATACAGCCGTCTGCTGCTGGAGCAGACCCGCATACAGGACACAGATACCGTTCAGGTATCGGTCACGGTCAAGAACACCGGCAGCAGAGCGGGCAAGGAAGTCGTGCAGCTCTATGTCAGCGATGTGGAGAGCAGTGTGATCCGTCCGCTGCAGGAGCTGAAGGGCTTCGCCAAGATTGAGCTGCAGCCCGGGGAAGAACGCATCGTAACCTTTACTTTGGATAAGCGTTCCTTTGCCTACTACAATGTGAAGCTGGCTGACTGGCATGTAGAGAGCGGGATGTTCAAGATCTCTGTCGGATCTTCGTCACGCGATATCCGCCTGAGCGCGGAGCTTGAGGTAGAGTCCACAGTGAAGCTGTCCGGCCGCTTCCACCGCAACACTACAGTCGGCGATTTGCTCGCCAATCCGCTGACGGAGGAGAAGGCGAAGAGCTTCAGCAGCGTGTTCGGGCTGGAGGATGTGCTTGGCGACAATCCGGAGATGCTGCTGGCCATGATGAAATATATGCCGCTGCGCGCCATGATCGGCTTCGGCCAGGGCAAGTATAGCGAGGCGGATCTGGAAGCGGATCTGCAGGAGCTGAACAGGCTGGCGGGACAGGCGTAG
- a CDS encoding glycoside hydrolase family 30 beta sandwich domain-containing protein, which produces MTISALKWYTSSEQAQWVARKAPEQAPAGTIPNLTITPDSYQTLEGFGGCFNELGYEAMSVLPEEERAKLMHALFHPQGEQRLSICRLPIGASDYALEWYSHNETDGDYAMEHFSIERDRKYLIPYIKEALALNPELKLFASPWSPPTWMKFPKAYNYGTLRWEPEILAAYALYFVKFVQAYREEGITIHQVHVQNEVVADQKFPSCVWTGEQLREFIRDYLGPAFEAHGLDTEIWLGTINAPDPWEELIKQKTSDYDAYAGVVLSDPEAYKYVKGVGYQWAGKYAIQRTVQSYPELRYMQTENECGDGQNTWFYAKYVYNLYQHYFSNGVNAYIYWNMVLAPHGRSTWGWEQNSMLTVDPATRLPVANPEYYVMKHFSRFAMPGSVRAGLIGPWSGHATAFRTPAGALTLVIANLYKESRTLHLEYGAALHSFVLEAESFHTIVLEK; this is translated from the coding sequence ATGACAATATCTGCATTGAAATGGTACACCAGCTCCGAGCAGGCGCAATGGGTGGCACGGAAAGCGCCGGAACAAGCACCTGCCGGAACGATACCTAATCTGACAATTACACCGGACAGCTATCAAACGCTTGAAGGCTTCGGAGGATGCTTCAACGAGCTGGGTTATGAGGCCATGTCTGTTTTACCGGAGGAGGAGCGGGCGAAGCTCATGCACGCACTGTTTCATCCGCAAGGGGAACAGCGGCTGAGCATCTGCCGTTTGCCAATTGGGGCCAGTGACTATGCCCTGGAATGGTACAGCCATAATGAGACAGACGGCGATTATGCGATGGAGCATTTCTCCATTGAACGTGACCGGAAGTACCTGATTCCATATATCAAAGAGGCGCTGGCACTCAATCCTGAATTGAAGCTGTTCGCCTCCCCGTGGAGCCCGCCAACCTGGATGAAGTTCCCGAAGGCTTATAATTACGGTACGCTGCGGTGGGAACCGGAGATTCTTGCTGCTTATGCCTTGTACTTCGTGAAGTTCGTGCAGGCCTACCGGGAAGAAGGGATCACCATTCACCAGGTCCATGTACAGAATGAGGTGGTGGCTGACCAGAAATTCCCTTCCTGTGTCTGGACCGGAGAGCAGCTTAGAGAATTCATCCGTGATTATCTGGGCCCTGCGTTCGAGGCCCATGGGCTGGATACAGAGATCTGGCTCGGCACGATCAATGCGCCGGACCCCTGGGAAGAGTTAATCAAGCAAAAGACCTCTGATTATGACGCCTACGCAGGCGTGGTTCTCAGTGATCCCGAGGCCTACAAATATGTGAAGGGTGTCGGCTATCAGTGGGCAGGCAAATATGCCATCCAGCGGACAGTGCAGAGCTACCCTGAGCTTAGATATATGCAGACAGAGAATGAATGCGGAGACGGGCAGAATACATGGTTCTATGCCAAGTATGTCTATAATCTGTACCAGCATTATTTCTCCAATGGCGTGAACGCTTATATTTACTGGAACATGGTTCTTGCACCGCATGGCCGCAGTACCTGGGGCTGGGAGCAGAATTCTATGCTGACGGTAGATCCCGCCACGCGGCTGCCAGTGGCTAACCCCGAGTATTATGTCATGAAGCATTTCTCCCGCTTCGCCATGCCGGGCTCGGTCCGTGCCGGACTAATAGGTCCGTGGAGCGGACATGCCACCGCATTCCGCACACCGGCGGGCGCCTTGACCCTGGTGATTGCCAACCTGTATAAGGAGTCCCGGACGCTGCATCTCGAATACGGTGCCGCGCTGCACTCCTTTGTGCTTGAGGCGGAATCTTTCCATACCATTGTTTTAGAGAAATAG